GTCGCCGATATCGGCTGCGGCACGGCGGTTCTGGCGATGGCGGCGGCGCATCTGTGGCAGGTGCCGATCCTCGCCTCCGACATCGATCCGGTGGCGGTCGAGGTGGCCGCGACCAATGTGGCGGCCAACGGGCTGTCCGAGCGCATCCGCTGCCTCGAGGCGACCGGTTTCGATCATCCCGCGCTGGCGGCCGAGGCGCCGTTCGGGCTGATCTTCGCCAATATCCTGAAGGCGCCGCTGATCGATCTGGCCCCCGAAATCGCAGTAGGACTGGCGCCCGGCGGTGTTGCGATCCTGTCGGGGCTGCTGAACGAACAGGCCGGGGATGTGGCGGCGGCCTATACCGCCTGCGCGCTCGAGCTGAAGGACTCCGAGCAGATCGGCGACTGGACGACGCTGTGCATGCAGAAACCCGCCGCCTAGCTGCGCGGTCCGGACATCCGGCGGGACTGGAAGGCCTCCCTGCGGCTCCGACCTTCAGGGAGGCGATGTCGCGGCATGGCCTGAAGGCCGGGCCTTCCGGGCCAAGGCCCGGGCCAGGACGGCCATCCCGCTCGGCAACGATCGCCCCCGCGCCTGACAGGGGTGCCGGGCCTATTCGGCCGGGGCGGGCATCAGCCGCGAGAACACCGTCTCGTTGCCGGGCGCGGGATGGCGCGGGATCATCAGCGCCAGCGACAGCGAGGCCGCCGCCATCCCCGCCGCCAGCAGGAACACGCCCCCCGGCGAGGTGACCCAGAGATAGCCCAGCGCCGCGGGCAGGAACACCGCCGCGATATGGTTGATGGTGAAGGCCACGGCGGCGGTCGGGGCGATGTCGCCCGGATCGGCGATCTTCTGGAAATAGGTCTTGAGCGCGAAGGCCAGCGCGAAGAACATGTGGTCGATCACGTAAAGCGTGGCCGCCAGAACCACGCCCCAGCCCAGATAGTAGATCCCGCCATAGGCGAGGAAGACGCAGATCAGCCCGACATATTCGAAGGCCAGCGCCCGCCTTTCGCCCCAGCGTGCGACCGCTCTCCCCATCAGCGGCGCGAAGATCATGCCGGCGACGAAGTTGATCAGGAAAAGCGCCGTGACCTCATGCACCTCGAAGCCGAACCGCTCGACCATCATGAAGGCGGCGAAGACGGTGAAGATCTGCCGCCGCGCGCCCGACATGAATTGCAGCAGGTAGTACAGCCAGTAGCGGCGGCGCAGGATCAGCCGCTTGAGCTGCGGGTTCGGCGCCTCGAATTGCGGATAGGCCAGCAGGCAGAACAGCGCGGCCGCGGCGGTGAACCCGCCCGAGGCGAGATAGACGAAATTGTAGGACAGATCGAAACTCTTCCAGGTGACCACCAGCAGCCCATAGGCCAGAAGCGAGGCGGCCGAGCCCGCCGCCATCAGCCAGCCCAGCGTTTGCGGCGCCTTGTCCTTCTCGATCCATTGCAGCTGCAGCGACTGGTTCACCGTCTCGTAATAGTGGAACCCGATCGAGCTGAGCATGGTGATGGTGAGGATGCCGCCAAGCGAGGGGAACCAGGCGGTGACCGCCGTCGCCGCCCCCAGCAGCAGCAGCGCGACGACCCCCAGAACCTGCTCGCGCATGAACATGATCAGCGCGATCACCCCGATCGCCAGAAAGCCCGGCACCTCGCGCACGGTATGCAGCCAGCCGATCTCGACCCCGGTGAAGCCCGCCGCCTCGATGACGAAATTGTTCAGAAGCGCCGACCAGGTGGCGAAGGCCACCGGCATGGCAAAGGCCATGACGAACAGAAGCGACACCGGACGGCGCCATAACGGCAACGTTCCGGCATCATCGAGGCGGATGGGACGGAAAGACAGGGACATGGTTTTCCATTATCCATGAAACCTGCGTTTGGCGAGACGTTTCCCGCCCGCTCCGGCCGTGACCCAGATCAAGGCGGGCGGGGCCGGGCCGACGCAGAAAACCGCCTGAGGGGAGAGAGGAGACCTGCATGGATATCGTCCAACTGGTGGACCGGTTCGGAGAGGGGCCGACGGCCACCCTGTTCGGGCTGATCGCCGGCGGCCTCTTCGGCGTTGCCGCGCAACGCTCGGCCTTCTGCCTGCGCGCGGCGGCGGTCGAGGTCGCGCGCGGCCAGCTTGGCGCCCGGCTGGCGGTCTGGCTTCTGTGCTTCTCGACCGCGCTGGTCTGGGTGCAGGCGGCCGAGCTGTCGGGCCTGATGCGCTCGGGCGATGCGCGGATCATGGCGGTGCCGGGCTCGTGGTCGGGGGCCATCGCGGGGGGACTTCTCTTCGGCATCGGCATGGTGCTGGCGCGCGGCTGCGCCGGGCGGCT
The genomic region above belongs to Rhodovulum sulfidophilum DSM 1374 and contains:
- a CDS encoding MFS transporter, which produces MSLSFRPIRLDDAGTLPLWRRPVSLLFVMAFAMPVAFATWSALLNNFVIEAAGFTGVEIGWLHTVREVPGFLAIGVIALIMFMREQVLGVVALLLLGAATAVTAWFPSLGGILTITMLSSIGFHYYETVNQSLQLQWIEKDKAPQTLGWLMAAGSAASLLAYGLLVVTWKSFDLSYNFVYLASGGFTAAAALFCLLAYPQFEAPNPQLKRLILRRRYWLYYLLQFMSGARRQIFTVFAAFMMVERFGFEVHEVTALFLINFVAGMIFAPLMGRAVARWGERRALAFEYVGLICVFLAYGGIYYLGWGVVLAATLYVIDHMFFALAFALKTYFQKIADPGDIAPTAAVAFTINHIAAVFLPAALGYLWVTSPGGVFLLAAGMAAASLSLALMIPRHPAPGNETVFSRLMPAPAE